A stretch of DNA from Flavobacteriaceae bacterium MAR_2009_75:
ACCGATGGGACATTGACCATCTGTGAAGGCCAAACAGTCACCGAAGCACAACTTTTTAGTCAACTTGGGGGCACTCCCGATACGGGCGGAACATGGTCCCCGGCAATGGCGGGAGCGGGAACCTATACCTATACCGTAGCGGCAACGGCACCTTGTACGGTAGACGACACGTCCGAGGTCATAGTCACCCGACAGGACCTGCCCGATGCCGGTACCGATGGGACATTGATTATCTGTGAGGGCCAGACCGTGACCGAAGCTCAACTTTTCACGCAACTCGGGGGCACTCCCGATACGGGCGGAACATGGTCACCGGCGATGGCAGGGGCGGGAACCTATACCTATACCGTAACGGCAACGGCACCTTGTACAGTAGACGACACATCCGAGGTCATAGTTACCCGACAGGACCTGCCCGATGCAGGTACCGATGGGACATTGACCATTTGTGAAGGTCAGACCGTGACCGAAGCACAGCTTTTTAGTCAACTTGGGGGCACTCCCGATTCCGGAGGAACATGGTCCCCGGCGATGGCAGGCGCGGGAACCTATACCTACACCGTAACGGCAACGGCACCTTGTACGGTAGACGACACGTCCGAGGTCATAGTCACCCGACAGGACCTGCCCGATGCAGGTACCGATGGGACATTGACCATTTGTGAAGGTCAGACCGTGACCGAAGCACAGCTTTTTAGTCAACTCGGGGGCACTCCCGATCCGGGCGGAACATGGTCCCCGGCGATGGCAGGTGCCGGAACCTATATCTACACCGTAGCGGCAACGGCACCTTGTACGGTAGACGACACGTCCGAGGTCATAGTCACCCAACGGGACCTGCCCGATGCAGGTACCGATGGGACATTGATTATCTGTGAGGGCCAGACCGTGACCGAAGCACAACTTTTTAGTCAACTTGGGGGCACTCCCGATACGGGCGGAACATGGTCCCCGGCGATGGCAGGTGCCGGAACCTATATCTACACCGTAGCGGCAACGGCACCATGTACGGTAGACGACACGTCCGAGGTCATAGTTACCCGACAGGACCTGCCCGATGCAGGTACCGATGGGACATTGACCATCTGTGAAGGCCAGACCGTGACCGAAGCACAGCTTTTCAGTCAACTCGGGGGCACTCCGGATTCCGGTGGAACATGGTCCCCGGCGATGGCAGGCGCCGGAACCTATACCTATACTATTATAAGTAGTTCTTGTGAAGACGTATTTGCCACCGTGACGGTTACAGAAGAGATCCAACCCAATGCTGGAATGGATGCAACTATAACGATTTGCCCAAATTCTACAGTAACCGAAACACAACTTTTTTCTCTCTTGAATACCAATGACACTAGTGGAATTTGGAGCCCAAACCCTGATGGGGCGGGTGCCGGAATTTATTCATATAGTATTTCCGGTAGTATCTGTAGCGGTTCTTCAGTGGCAAGGGTTACTGTAGTCATATCGAATTTAGATTCTGATGGTGACACTATTTTAGACTGTAATGAAAATGTGGATAGAACCGATCCTTTTAACGATTGTGAATCCGTAAATGGTAAACCAATAGCCACGAGCGACTGTGATGAAGATGAACTTACAGAAGAAGAGGAGAACTTATTGGGTACAGATCCTAGAAATCCAGATACCGATGGCGATGGAGTAATCGATGGGCATGAAATTAACGATATTACCGACCCCTTAGACCCTTGTGATTTTCTGTTGGTAAGTCAGACTTTAGAGCCCAGCGATGAATGGAAGATGATGGATTGCGATATGGATGGCTTGACCAATGAACAGGAGATTGAAAGGAAAACCGACCTGACAAATCCCGATACTGATGGTGATACCATCAACGACGGACAGGAAGTTAACGATAACACCGACCCGCTTGACGCTTGTGATTCTATTGGTGGAACCGCTCCATCCAATATTTCATGCGAGTTGTTCGTTGAACTAGACCTAGTCAAACCAGGAGATATTCTCAATGGCTCGTTCGAAATCATTAACATAGACCGGTTCCCGGATAATACTGTCGAAATATATAATCGTTGGGGTATTCTAGTGTGGGAGACGACCGGTTACGACAACGAAAACAATGCCTTTGATGGCCTATCGAAAGGCAGAATTACCATTATGGAAAATCAAAAATTACCCTCAGGTGTTTATTTCTATGAGATAAAATATGTATCGGACGGAATGGATAAAGTCAAAAGTGGATACCTATACGTGATGCGCTAAATAAAGCAAAAATGAACAAAACAATTTTTTCGACCTTATTTCTGCTTATGACCATATCATTTGGATTTAGTCAACAAGACGCGCAATTCACACAATATATGTACAATACACTGACTGTGAACCCTGCCTATGCAGGCTCACGAGAAGTTTTAGGCGTTTCTGTTCTTCACAGGTCACAATGGGTCGGACTAGATGGTGCGCCCAGTACACAAACATTTAATATTCAGGGGCCATACAATGACAAAATAGGCCTGGGCTTTTCAATAGTTCACGATGAAATAGGTAATAATACCAATCAAAATACGTATTTCGATATTGCTTTTTCCTATACCGTACCCACATCGGAAAAATACAAACTTTCCTTCGGTTTGATGGCCGGCGGCCATTTGTTGAATGTCGATTTTAATAAATTGAGAAATTACAGCGCCAGTCTTACACCCTCTGTTGAAGACGAATTATACAAACGGTTTTCGCCCAATATCGGTGCAGGAATATATTTTCACTCCGATAGGTTCTACATGGGCTTATCAGTTCCCGACTTTTTAGAATCCGAGCATTTTCAGAACCCAGATGATGAGGGTACCGCGATAGCTTCCGAGCGAATGAATATTTATCTGATTTCCGGATATGTTTTCGACCTCAGCCCTTCATTAAAATTTAAACCTGCATACCTCATAAAGGCTATTGCCGGAGCGCCAATTCAGGTAGATTTATCAGCCAATTTCTTAATCAATGAAAAAGTCACCTTGGGGGCGGCTTATCGTTTAGATGCGGCGATAAGCGCCTTGTTCGGTTTTCAAATGGGAAAAAGCTTTATGCTTGGCCTGGCCTATGATCGTGAAATATCTTCTTTGGGCGGTGAACAGTTCAACGGTGGTTCTTTTGAGGTTTTTCTAAGATATGAGTTTATCAAAAACGGTAAAATCGACCTAACCCCTAGATTCTTTTAGAAATGAGTTCTAAGTCAACATATCAACTTCTTCTACTTCTTTTTATTTCTTGGGTCTCTATAGGTTATTCCCAAAGAAAAAAGGAAATTTTAGAGTCGGATAATTTTGACCATTATGCCCATATGCAAGATATTGAATCGTATCCGTCATTACTTAAAAAAGGTTATGACGAGATTACGATTTATAAAAAATTAGGCAATGTCAACTATCACAAT
This window harbors:
- a CDS encoding type IX secretion system PorP/SprF family membrane protein, whose protein sequence is MNKTIFSTLFLLMTISFGFSQQDAQFTQYMYNTLTVNPAYAGSREVLGVSVLHRSQWVGLDGAPSTQTFNIQGPYNDKIGLGFSIVHDEIGNNTNQNTYFDIAFSYTVPTSEKYKLSFGLMAGGHLLNVDFNKLRNYSASLTPSVEDELYKRFSPNIGAGIYFHSDRFYMGLSVPDFLESEHFQNPDDEGTAIASERMNIYLISGYVFDLSPSLKFKPAYLIKAIAGAPIQVDLSANFLINEKVTLGAAYRLDAAISALFGFQMGKSFMLGLAYDREISSLGGEQFNGGSFEVFLRYEFIKNGKIDLTPRFF
- a CDS encoding putative repeat protein (TIGR01451 family); translation: MANCFRIFIGALLLLLGHFGLAQQTTHWTSVSPSVWQSITDDGLVRVECRVTSGVSILGNETMGCTDASTYSNPAVFGSPSLEIEASSTTDGTLEFVFFDAVTGNPVHIVNPVLHADKVGTFAVVILISDAATANFNLINGTWTELSSNGPIFQSTPTLFNIDDAALILGGGGECGNGSNIGSGGGSLQLNNVTQSIEMNVEMTGGLLSLLTASDDVEFVLTNLIIADPKIEVTKTAVENFTDPVSVGNTVDYVIEISNTGNVTIDNIALSDTFTDANTNNLSLTSDPAFSNSSLGSSEGTLLPGETATYLANFVLNSTAVEAGGVINQVQALGDSPFGVDDVFDLSDDGVDTDGNIENDPTESFFPVTNDDSADVCEVGSVDIYVLGNDNFGGNGPDSGTIFVVTNASSGTATINDNGTPNTPTDDYMTYTSAAGFTGSDSFTYGIRDTKGYAQHATVAITEQPNPDAGTDGTLIICEGQTVTEAQLFAQLGGTPDTGGTWSPAMAGAGTYTYTVAATTPCTVDDTSEVIVTRQDLPDAGTDGTFTICEGETVTEAQLFAQLGGSPDTGGTWSPVMAGAGTYTYTVAATAPCTVDDTSEVIVTRQDLPDAGTDGTLIICEGQTVTEAQLFSQLGGTPDTGGTWSPAMAGAGTYTYTVAATTPCTVDDTSEVIVTRQDLPDAGTDGTLTICEGQTVTEAQLFSQLGGTPDTGGTWSPAMAGAGTYTYTVAATAPCTVDDTSEVIVTRQDLPDAGTDGTLIICEGQTVTEAQLFTQLGGTPDTGGTWSPAMAGAGTYTYTVTATAPCTVDDTSEVIVTRQDLPDAGTDGTLTICEGQTVTEAQLFSQLGGTPDSGGTWSPAMAGAGTYTYTVTATAPCTVDDTSEVIVTRQDLPDAGTDGTLTICEGQTVTEAQLFSQLGGTPDPGGTWSPAMAGAGTYIYTVAATAPCTVDDTSEVIVTQRDLPDAGTDGTLIICEGQTVTEAQLFSQLGGTPDTGGTWSPAMAGAGTYIYTVAATAPCTVDDTSEVIVTRQDLPDAGTDGTLTICEGQTVTEAQLFSQLGGTPDSGGTWSPAMAGAGTYTYTIISSSCEDVFATVTVTEEIQPNAGMDATITICPNSTVTETQLFSLLNTNDTSGIWSPNPDGAGAGIYSYSISGSICSGSSVARVTVVISNLDSDGDTILDCNENVDRTDPFNDCESVNGKPIATSDCDEDELTEEEENLLGTDPRNPDTDGDGVIDGHEINDITDPLDPCDFLLVSQTLEPSDEWKMMDCDMDGLTNEQEIERKTDLTNPDTDGDTINDGQEVNDNTDPLDACDSIGGTAPSNISCELFVELDLVKPGDILNGSFEIINIDRFPDNTVEIYNRWGILVWETTGYDNENNAFDGLSKGRITIMENQKLPSGVYFYEIKYVSDGMDKVKSGYLYVMR